The DNA region GGCCCAGCGGTGAACCATTGcagaaggaggaagggacaaaagaaacaaacaaaaacaaggagggaaggagagaaagacgGGCACATgaggggaaagggggagagaaagagagagagagagacccatcCACCCAGGAGGAAGATATCCAAATGCAAAGCATTAGCAGAAACCCACACCTTCCCAGGCAGAGCATCCCAGCCATGTAGGCGCAGCACCTGGGGGAAGGTGTGTCCAAGCGCCTCAGCTCTCATCAGAGCCAAGCTTGGATGCCTGCGCCCCCACATAGCTCTGAACGTCCTTCAGACCCATGCCAAGGGGACAGAGAGGCCGCAGggcagcttgtgtgtgtgtgtggggtgcacAGGGCAGGAGGGGGGGCAGTGTCCTGGCCTGGTGGGGAGACTCCCAGGCTTCTGGAAGATACATGGACACCTGAAGCTTGCTGCTAAACACGGCAGCAGGTGGGAGAAGAGGATTCAATGAAGGAAAAGTTCTTGCTAAATTTTCCAAGCGAACCAGGGAGACAGAAGCAGCAGTACCTTCTCCTCTGCTGGTTGTGTAACAAAACCACGAAGCCGCTGAGACATTTACAGCGTCAGACACGCATGTGCTCACCAGGAGGGGCCCCTGGAGCGGCCTCCCCGCCATCCTTGCAGGGTTCGGGTTACCGTGGACTTGAAACATAAACGGCAGAGGGAACTTTTCCAatcacacctccctccctccttccttcttaagGTCAAGACATATCCTCTTGTCCCTTCAAAATCTGCACTTTTTATGTCATTACTGAAATTTGGAAATAGCACTCCATATCCCTGAAGGTCTCTGCTTTCCTACCACTTCTCTTTAATTCTAGAAGTAGAATCACTGAAGTATTTCACTGTCTGTTTTACCAGGACTGCTGTCCTGGCCCATCAGCCCCGACAAGCTCCAGTAATGAGCCGTGGAAACACACACATGGGTACCCTCCACACATGCTAACATGTAGGATGCTGCCTGGAGACAGTGTTGGGCCATCTCCTGACCCCTCTGCCTCCTGCGGACCACTTGGAAATCTATACCCGGGCAGACCCATGGCCACCTTGTGGACTTCACTGTCCAGCCGGAAGATGAGGGGAGTGCTATGGACAACAGTCTCCTCTCTGGTCACCGGCATATGTTAAGCCTAATCCTTGTGGTTCTGTAATCTCTCACTTCTCAGTACAGTCCCCACAGTTTCTAATCCTCAAAGAGGACAGCCAGCGGACAGCACACAGGCATTTGTGTGTTCCCATGCTCTATTTGCGCCCCTCCTCTGCCAGAACACAGAAAGAGGTGCTGACGTGAGGCACCCGTGAGGACAGGTGAAAAGACTTCCTTCACTGACGGGTCGTTCCTGACGCACAGACTACACTGAGGACTGGACCCAGAGCCACGGTCTTAGAGCTGGGCTTGCAGAACAGCCTACAGAAAAATGTGGTCCCCTGGTTGTTCCAGCCCATGAGTTGAgaacttttcaaattttaaatggtGGAGGAAGAGTCCACACAACAACCTGGATCCTGCCTCTCAgcccacaaagtctaaaatatttattaaggttTGCCATCTCAGGTCTATGAACTCCCCAAGCTGCTTGCAGCCTCAGTTGCTACTTTTCCCAGATTTTAACCCCTCCATCCTAGTCATCTAATTCTAGGAACTTATCCTGAAGAAATAATCAGAGATGTGATCAAGTAATTATATGCAAGGCTGTtttcagcattatttgtaattgtGATACACTGCAGAATAATTATAAAAACCTTACAGAATAGTTaccaaaaactatttttaaaaatcagaaatcaaaaaaaaaaaaatcagaaaccaaCATACATATTTTTGTAAACAAATGAAGGTCTATCCACATgatgaaatattatatattttttttaaatcatgcttTGGAGAAATAATGAGACAGGGAAATGTTCATGAtgtgggagaaaaataaataggcaGATGGATATATAAGTTAACCAcaatgttgaaaaataaaatacatctatTGGATCTGCTTCATCTCTGAGTGAGAGAAACCAGGTAAGGGAATGTGCAGCCACATCAGAACGATCTCAGGTTCTGAGTTTCTGGGGAGAATGAGCTGACAGAGTCGTATCTATTGGTCTTCGAAGGCAGGACAAGCCTGCCCTGTGGAGTTTTCAGCCCCTCTACTGTACTTGCCAATTCCGTGCAGAGGCCAAAGTCTCAGGTTTTGGTTTCTGTCTCCCAGGACACTCCCATCTGACTACTTCTCAGAAGTCTATGCAAACTGATGGGAATTTCGTTCACCAAAGAGTGAACGAATCTGCTCCTGGAATCTGCTTCAGTCGTTTTCTAccctcctcctgcccacccacacacccacccccgTCCCTACCCCACCCTCACCAGGGAGGGCTGAAGATGGAGCTGAAGGGGAACCAGAGGCCAGCGTCACAGCTCAAGCCAAACCTTCAGTCTTGACTGACCCAGTTAACCTGACTGATTTTACACCTGCTTTCATCAGGTACTCAGCTTCCTTACAAGTCCCTCCATCAACACAGCGATGCTACAAAGGGTTCATCAACTCCTCAGCACACTTGGTTCTGGCTCCCAGGGCTGTGTGCTACCTTCCACATCGAGGCCCTGAGTGCACACGCTGGCCCCCTGCCCATCCGAGGGGCTCCTTTACCTTTCGCGGGCTGTCCACGTAGGTGGGAGTCATGGCAACACCGCTGCTCTCGGCCGGCGGGGCGGAGCTCTTGACCCCATGTGCCGCTGCCTGCTGCTCTCCCAGGCACCTGAGGAGGAAAAGCCCAGGGCGGTTCTGCTCAGAGCCGGGGGAAGGACCAGCGTCGGCCACAACGGGGCAAAGGCTGCTCTGTGGCCATCATCTCTGAAACAcgcttttccctttgtttctcctCAGACCCTGTGTGCTGCccttaatttcattctttgtccTGAATGATTGCCAGCTGCCACCGAAAATCAGAAAATAGCTCAATTTTAAAAGcatcttggtggtccagtggttaagatgcagAGGATGTGCGTTCAATCCCCTCGTGgaagaactaagatcttgcatgtcacacagtgcagccaaaaataaacaagtaaataaaagtatCTTGGCACAGCTTAGGGTTTACATATTCCTTTGAAAAGGCAAGTTACATGGTTTGAGTCACTCCATCTGTGAACACCATGCTTTCAACTCTCTGGGACAGagcttttcctgtttttattaaaTAGACCACCAGAAGCACACTCTGAAAATTAGGGCTGCGTTACCATTCAGCACAACTAAATAGGGCGGAACGTGTCAACTCTTTACATATTTGGAAGATTTGTTAATCTTGCAAATGCACACACTtaatccctccccaccccctaaaAAAAGCCACGCACATAACAGGCAGTATCTCAGACACAAGACCACTGTGGTTTTCTTATGACATCTCCTCCCATCTTGGTTCTGGAGTCCATAAACGCCTaacttcacatttatttttctagtttcttttgtgTACTAAAATAAACCATGAACCATTgtgacttagggcttcccaggtggctcagtggtaaagaatccatctgccaatgtgggagacctgggttcgatccctgggttgggaagactccctggagaagagaatggcttctactccagtattctagcctggagaatcccatggacagaggagcctggcgggctacagcccattcagttgcattcagttcagttgctcagtcgtgtcccactctttgcaaccccatggactgcagcacgccaggcctccctgtccatcaggagtttactcaaactcatgtccattgagtcagtgatgggtcagtctacggggtcacaaaaagaatcaaacatgacttaacgactaaacaataacaagttGTAACTCAAATGAGCCCCCAAATTAGACGTTTAATATATCACTGAATCTTTACTTGGTAAGTTTTAGGAGGCTCCCATCCCCGTCTTGAATGCTTGGTTGTTACCGTAACACACACACTCGTGGCGGGCACCGCGAGGCCCAGACCCTCTGCAGGGCTGCACTGCATCAGGATCTGTGTGTTGTCCGGCGGCCCCCCAGCAGCCCTCCAGGAGGGCCCACGCCCCCCCCAGGCAGAGAACCATCACCAGAGGGTGTAAACGCCTGGCGCCGGTCCAACTCGGCTCACTTCCCAAGGCAGCTCCAGGGGGAGACCGGAGGCGTCAGTGGGTTTTCCTGCAGCGGGGCCTCTCCCTCTGGCCTCTGCCCGCTCCCTCCCGTGGGAAACCAATTCGTGACACGTCTGTTACTGATGGTGAGGTGATTTCATATCGGAGATTAAAAACTGGTTTCCATAGTAACCTGCTACACCATCTCTTTTTGGTTTTTATCATGGAAAATTTTCAAACCCATATGAAAATACAGGATCATGTAATCGAACCCATGATCTACTTGGACCCCAGGATCATTTATGATGGAGCCAATCTTGTCCCATCTATACCTACCCACCTCGATTATTTGGAAGCAAAACTCACATATGCTATTATTTCATCTATAAATACTTCAGTGTATACTGCAtctctagaagaaaataaaagaataacaatCCCATCAAcacacttaaatttttaaaaattttctagtaTCAAATATTTCTCTAATTGTCTCTAAAAAAACTTTTTACAGTGTGCTTGTTGGATGCAGTTAAGGTCCCTACGCTGCAGTCAGTCATGTCTCTCGAGCATCCTTTGAGCCGGAAGCTTTATCTGTGGGAGAAAGGAGCTCACTGGTCCTGTAAATTTACCATCTGGATGTGCTCATCACATCCCTTCATTGTTTATCCTGCCCCTCTGTGCACAGCACTTCCTGAGAACTAGAAATTATATCTAGAGGTTTGAGCACATTTAGGCTTGATGGACAGGACCTTCTCCTCAAGCATGCTGTGTGCTTCTACCTGGAGGCCTTGGCATCTGGTGATGTGAGCAGTCACTGGTGACCTCTGCTAGATCCGTAAGCGAAGAGGAGCCCACATGTGATAATGTTTGAGCGCTCCCTCTGGACCCATTAGTTTGAATACTGAAGAGACAGACACCTCCCCACACCAATCGCTTGGCTACTCTGAGGGGTGATTCATATATGAAGAGCGGACTAAAAGTTTGACTCCGCCTGAGCCCCGTACATCGTGCCGTCTCTGCGTCACATCACGGCGTGTTCCTCTAGGCCTCGTCCACAAACACACACTGGGAAGTCCGCCTGTGCTTCCTGGGAGCCGTGGCCGTGTTCCCTGGCTGTGTCCCAGGGCTCCCTCATCTGACACGTGTGACAACCCTCGTGTCCTGAGCTGCTGTCTATGTGCTGACCTGAGGACCAGGAGTTGGGGATTTAGAGACACCTAGGACCTATCCTTGCCCTTGGAGGCTCCACAGCTCACGGGAGGGGATGCCACCAAAGAACACTGCTATCCTGTGCACGCCCACACGAGACACGTATGGGGCACACTGCCTTCTTCCCAGAGGACATGACGACTGCCAGGTGGGCTCGCTCCCTGCTCTGACTCCCTGATGTCAGTTTATCTCCACCAAACAGAAGCCACGGAGCCCATACTGCCCACAGCCCTTCTCCCATGGCCCCTGCCTCCCACGAGAGCCTGATGCCACGTGACGCCTCCAGGCAAAGACTCAGGGGAACTGGAGGAAACCGACACATGTGATAAGATGGCAGGACTACAGGTGAAACTTCTAAACCTCTTCTTCATATTGCTGCAACACAGTTTTCCATAATAAAACTGGATCTGTTTGGTgtagcaaaaaataaagaaaagcacaaGGTAAAAAACGCCACATGAGCAAACATTACATAAAGGCCTGGCTCCCTCTGCTCAGCCTCCAGCTCTGAGAAGAGGCACCACATCCCCCAGGAGCGCCCATCTGGGGGAGAATACATCTCAGGGCGCCCTGTCCTGCCTCCTGCTATGGGGTCAGCTGAGCTCCCCACACACATTAGGGGACACTGTCACCCCAAGACATCCCTCCTCTTTCCATCTGAGCAGAAAGAGGCTCCTTGGAGTGCTCAGAACAATGACTCACTGACACATTAAAATAAGATTCCCCCGCCCCCAGCTTCACACCCCTCCCAGCAACATAtgttccttgttctttttttccagcGGGAAAGGTCTGTGACTAGCTAAGGGACAATCTGCAGGCAGAGTTCTGGGGTCTTTCCTGGGTCAGATTTTCTGGAGGCCCCAGCACCCTCAATCACGGGCCTGACCTACCCCAGCTTTGCCTGTCATCTGCCTGccccgccctccctcccccaccgtCACCCTGGCCACTCTCTTCCCTCCCCGCTGCATCCCTTCCTCTCTACCCCATCCTCGCCTCCAGCCTCTTCAGCCTCTCGCCTGGACCAGTGAGGCCTCTGCCTCCTGAGCCTATCCACCAGGACTTCCCACATGCAGGACCCATCTCTGCAAACACCACTGCTGCCAAAGATGCTGAATGAATATTTCATGATATTAAGGAACTGCTGTGACTTCTTAGATGAATTACGCTATTACAGCTTGAAGAGTACTTCTCTTTCAGAGATGCACACTGAAATCTTATAGAGGAAGAGATGAGATGTCTGGggttttataagaaataaaaggaagagaagcaactGGGATATAAATGAAACAAGACTGGCCCTGAGTTAACAATCattgaagctgggtgatgggtaAACGGGGATTTATTATgtgaatctactttttttttttttaatgtttgaaattttacattaaaataaagaaacttttaaatgGCCGCTCTTGCTATGGGAACATGTAGGAACAGCTTCGAGTCTGACTTCCCACGCTGTCTTTCCAATTGTATCTCCCGTTGGGCCACAAGCTCTCTCACATTACCTTCTGAAAGCTCAACATCTGTGGGCTCCTGCAGGCGTGGCTCGGAACCCCCCAGACCACCAGACAGAGAGCGGGGAGCACGGAGGGGACTTGATCTGGCTGgaagggtgggggggcggggttaAGGTTAGGGTTTGTGGCaatgttttctccttttccccaaGTCCCACCTCCCCCGGTATAAACGCATCCCTTCCTACAAAGACATCTTAAATCCCACCTCCCAAAGCAAGATGTGATCCCTTTGGGATCCTGAGAGCTACAGCACCTGCTGTTCACTCTAATGCCCAGAGAAGCTGGTCAGGTGGTGGACTGAGGGACCAAGTCAGGTACAAGCACAGAGGATGCACTAGTTCCACAGTAAACCAGGGCTCAAGTCCATCTAGAGTGCCAGCCCATACTCCGTGGCCAGGCTCGAATGGGGACCCGGTGCTAACTGAGTCTCCACTAGCCCAAGCAAAgcaaatattacatattatatgtaaCATAACTTTATATGACATTATCTATATTTTTCATATAGCCACGcatcatgtatgtatatgttatctatttttttcatatagGAATTTACTAAGaaattaagattcttttttttcttttactatttacttatttattttggctgtgcagcacgtgggatcttagtttcccaatcagggactgaatccgtgctgcttgcagtggaagcacacagttttaaccactggaccaccaggcccCAGAAGTCAAGATTTTTATATGAACtcttcaaacaaaaaaaaaattgactcaaatattctaaaaatattgtgttttttGGGTAGAGAAACTACTCTTTAATGGTGGCTATGTGTCATTATAAGTTTATCTGcacccacggacagagaagcctggtgggctacagtccatgggattgcagagtcaaacacaaattatgactaaaccaccaccacacccaCAGAGTGTGCAATACCAAGAGTGAAGCTTGATGTAAATAAACGGTGCACTTTGGGTCCATCAATTGTACCAAACAGGCCTCTCAGTGAGGGACATGGATAATGTGCGGGGAAGGGTgcatatgggaactctctgtaccTTCCACTCAATTTTGCCTTGAAcctaaaactgaattaaaaatagaaaagtattaaaaaataaagacaaacaaaaaatcaacccactaacaacaacaacaaaaaaaacactttgTGGACCAAACCAATTGTACCTGTACTTCAAATCAAGCTCCAAACTACAAGTTTATAAATTCTGGCCTGTTTCATGACATTCAACACTTACCACGTATTGACCTTTCTTTTCACCTGCCTGTCTTTTGTCAAATACTGGCTCCTTGGCAGACAGAAGCCACATTTCACCGCACTTGGGCCTGTGGGGTGCGGAGGTGTTTCCCTCCATCGGGCACTTACTTCTGACTAGCCTCCATCTCCAGCAGGGCGGACAGAGCTGAGGTTCCCTTCTTCCCAACCGGGGGGCCAGCCGATTCAAGGGAGTGCGTGGGGATGGGCCCGGCCATCTGTAAGCCTTTCATGGCGGCCCCTTTCtagagcagagagaaggaaacaggcCATCAGatgccactgtgtccactgtgcCTCAGGTTCTGGGAACCCATCAGTACAGTCGGGGAGGATGAGGTCCAGGAGCCGGAAATGCCAGGGAACAGCTTTTTACTCAAACCAAAAGTCCCAAATAGCTGGCAGACTCAAAACAAACTGCCTCCTTGAGGCGGTTTACGTACATCATCTAATTTTACTCTCATCACAGCTTGAGGAAGTAAATAATGTTACATCTACTTTATGGAAAAAGAAACTAAGTCTCAGAAAAGTGAAGTAATGTATCCCAAATCCCACTGCTGCAGGAATTCGAACTCCAGTTGACTGACTCCAAAACCAAGGTTCTTTCCACTACACAAGCTCTCCTGGAAATGATGCTGTGTACAGAAGGCAGCTGAACTTGAGGTTAAAAACGAAAAGTAAAAACGATGACTGATGATGAAACACTGCTCAGCAATGGAAAGGAATGAACTGTGGGGCCAAGCGACAAGTTAGATGAATCCCAACGGCCTTATGCTGAGGGGAAGAAGACAGCCTTGAAACATTAtgtgctgtatgattccatttataagataTTTGGAAAAGACAACTGTAGAGTGATGAGAACAGACCAGTGGCCACCAGGGTTAGAGATAGAGGGATAGTGTGACTCTAAAGGGTGCTGTGAGAGCTTTCCTTGGAGTGATGGAACTATTCTGTGTCCTGACTGTGGCGGGGATGGTGGTGACATGAAtctatacatttataaaattcagAGACCTGTGTGCGGAGGCACACAGGCCTGCACGTGGGCCAAATCATCCCAGATCAGCCCTTTGTTAGCTGGGTGTCCTCAGACACATCCTCCCATCACCCCTACAAGCCTCAGCATCCTCACTGGGGAGTGAGTCACTGAAAGAAGGCCCGAGGGTGTGGGGAAACTCCACAGGTGACAGAAGTGACGTGGCTGCCGTTGAGCAATCCGGCATCAGGGCACCCAGGCAGCTGCGCCTGCAGCCGGGAACCCTGCGGGGGGCTCATGGAGCACTTTGTCCTCCGGTGGGGCGCTTTCCCCCGCTTCCCCACCACCGACCACTTCATCTGGACTGAAGATAATCTCTGGGCAGCTGTGTGGTAAAGAACGGCCGGCGAGGGGCCGCTGACACGAGAGTAGGCGGGCCCTGCGGCCCAGACCGGGCGCAGCCCTCGAGGGGCCCCGGGGTCTCACCCGCATCATGCGGTCGGAGCGGTGCCGCCGGCGGATGCGGTTCAGGCCCTCCACGAAGCGGATGAAGCCGTCCAGGAGCTGCCACTCCTCCTCGTCCGCCCGCGGCCGGTCCCCGTAGATGTCGCAGTGGGCCTCTCCCTCCGTGATGCGCTTGGTGGCGGTGACGCAGGCCGGCAGCAGCAGGAAGCGTGTCCTCCAGAACTTCAGGGACTCGATTAAGCTGCAGAGGGATACAGTGGGAAAGGAGGCGGAGGTGAGCCCAAGCTGGAGGTGAGCCCAAGTCAGAGGAGGCGAGCCCAAGCCGGTGAAAGAAGCACCTCCGGCGAGGTGCATCCGTCTCAGCAGCTCCCAACCACCACCTCAAGAGTTGGGTGTGAGGGTCCTTCTGCCTGGGAGCACGTGCCCATCTGAGGTTGCAGGCTCAAAGGAAGACCTCCAAAGCTGCTTTTCCTTTCTACCCCAGAGACGCTGGAATGCTTGTGTGCACCCAGGCCCAGGGTCGTGGCAGCCTTTTATCATCACAACCATAAGTCAcgcataaaaatgaaaacttaaaaacaagaCATCACAAAGCTTTTTATGTAGAGAatgcataaacaacaaggtcctactgcacagcacagagaAGTATATTCAGTAGCCTGtggtcataaaaaagaaggaaatactgccATTACTGtgacatggatgggcctagataTTATCACAccgagtggagtaagtcagagaaagacaaatatcatatgatatcacttatatgtggaatctgaaagaatggtacagatgaacttatttacaaaacagaaactgaatcACAGATGTAGGAAACAAACTTAACCGGTTACCAAGGAGGAAAGAGAGTGGGGAGAAacaaattgggagactgggattgacatgtacatactactatatttaaaatagggcttccctggtggctcagctggtaaagaatctgcctgtcacacaggaggcctgggttcaatccctgggccaggaagatcccctggaaaaggaaatggcaacccactccagtattcttgactgggaaatcccatggacagaggagcctgacaggctacagaccttggggttgcaaagagtcaggcacggctgagtgactaaaccaccgtATATAAAGTAGGTAACTAGTAAGAACCTACTGTCCAGCACAAGGAATTccactcaatactttgtaatgatctatatgagaaaagaatctaaaaaagggtagacatatgtataactgattcacttggctggacacctgaaactaacacaacactataaatcaaatatactccaatttaaaaacaaagaaaagtataTTTACATGAAACCATCACACTGTACACCTTACATATATACTacttttgtcaattatacctcaataaagctgaaaaaagatttttaaagatccCAGGATAAACCATGGGggggttctctggtggctcagatggtaaagaatctgtctgcaatacaggcgacccaggtttgattcctgggtcaggaagatcccctggagaaaggaatggcaacctactcccacTATTctaggagcctgatgggctgcagtccaagggtcgcaaagagtcggatcggacacaactgggtgactacactttcactttcacaggataaaccataatggaaaagaatattaaaaaaggaaagtacatatataactgaaccactttgccaTATAGTAGAAATTAACGTGACATTATAAATCTActacacctcaattaaaaaaaaagttacagctTTCTGCCCGTGGACGCCACCGAGAAAGCATCGTTGAAGACTTCCCCGCCTCCACTGCCGTCATGTCTAAATCAGAGTCTCCCAAAGAGCCCGAACAGCTGCGGAAACTCTTCATCGGAGGATTGAGCTTTGAAACAACTGATGAGAGTCTGAGGAGCCATTTTGAGCAATGGGGAACGCTCACAGACTGTGTGGTAATGAGGGATCCAAACACCAAGCGCTCCAGAGGCTTCGGGTTTGTCACATACGCCACGGTGGAGGAGGTGGATGCGGCCATGAATGCAAGGCCACACAAGGTGGACGGAAGAGTTGTGGAACCAAAGAGGGCCGTGTCAAGAGAAGATTCTCAAAGACCTGGTGCCCACTTAACTGTGAAAAAGATTTTTGTTGGTGGCATTAAAGAAGACACTGAAGAACATCACCTGAGAGATTATTTTGAACAGTATGGAAAAATTGAAGTAATTGAAATCATGACTGATCGAGGCAGTGGCAAAAAGAGAGGCTTTGCTTTTGTAACCTTTGATGACCATGACTCTGTAGACAAAATTGTCATTCAGAAATACCACACTGTGAATGGCCACAACTGTGAAGTGAGAAAAGCCCTGTCTAAGCAAGAGAtggctagtgcttcatccagccagagaGGTCGAAGTGGTTCTGGAAACTTTGGTGGTGGTCGTGGAGGTGGTTTTGGTGGGAATGACAACTTTGGTCGTGGAGGAAACTTCAGTGGTCGAGGTGGCTTTGGTGGCAGCCGTGGTGGTGGCGGATATGGTGGCAGTGGGGATGGATATAATGGATTTGGTAATGACGGTGGTTATGGAGGAGGCGGCCCTGGTTACTCTGGAGGAAGCAGAGGCTATGGAAGTGGTGGACAGGGTTATGGAAACCAGGGCAGTGGCTATGGCGGGAGTGGCAGCTATGACAGCTATAACAACGGTGGAGGCGGAGGCGGCTTTGGCGGTGGTAGTGGAAGCAATTTTGGAGGTGGCAGAAGCTACAATGATTTTGGCAGTTACAACAATCAATCTTCAAATTTTGGACCCATGAAAGGAGGAAACTTTGGAGGCAGAAGTTCTGGCCCCTATGGTGGTGGAGGTCAATACTTTGCCAAACCACGAAACCAAGGTGGCTATGGTGgttccagcagcagcagtagctatgGCAGTGGCAGAAGGTTTTAATTACTGCCAGGAAACAAAGCTTAGCAGGAGAGGAGAGCCAGAGAAGTGACAGGGAAGCTACAGGTTACAACAGATTTGTGAACTCAGCCAAGCACAGTGGTGGCAAGACCTAGCTGCTACAAAGAAGACATGTTTTAGACAATACTCATGTGTATGGGCAAAAAACTCGAGGACTGTACTTGTGACTAATTGTATAACAGgttattttagtttctgttctGTGGAAAGTGTAAAGCATTCCAACAAAGGGttttaatgtagattttttttttttgcacccatGCTGTTGATTGCTAAATGTAATAGTCTGATCATGACGctgaataaatgtctttttttttttttaatgtgctgtgtaAAGTTAGTCTACTCTGAAGCCATTTTGGTAAACTACCCCAACAGTGTGAAGTTAGAATTCCTTCAGGGTGATGCCAGgttccatttgaaatttatttacaaCTTGCTTGGTGGAGAAGCTATTGTCTTCAGAACCTTGGTGTAGTTGAACTGACAGTTACTGTGTTGTGACCTGGAGTTCACCATTTAAAGGGTCACCCATGCAAAGTCAtggaggtttttttctttctttttttttttgttattaatgaTTGTTGGCACATCCTATGCAATATATCTAAATTGAATTATGGTACCAGATAAAAGTTATAGATGGGAATGAAGCTTGTGTATCATCCATTATCATGTGTAATCAATAAAAGATTTAAtaccctcttgaaaaaaaaaaaaaaaaaagttacaagcaGTCAGGAAAATGTGAA from Cervus canadensis isolate Bull #8, Minnesota chromosome 1, ASM1932006v1, whole genome shotgun sequence includes:
- the LOC122420545 gene encoding heterogeneous nuclear ribonucleoprotein A1-like isoform X2, which produces MSKSESPKEPEQLRKLFIGGLSFETTDESLRSHFEQWGTLTDCVVMRDPNTKRSRGFGFVTYATVEEVDAAMNARPHKVDGRVVEPKRAVSREDSQRPGAHLTVKKIFVGGIKEDTEEHHLRDYFEQYGKIEVIEIMTDRGSGKKRGFAFVTFDDHDSVDKIVIQKYHTVNGHNCEVRKALSKQEMASASSSQRGRSGSGNFGGGRGGGFGGNDNFGRGGNFSGRGGFGGSRGGGGYGGSGDGYNGFGNDGSNFGGGRSYNDFGSYNNQSSNFGPMKGGNFGGRSSGPYGGGGQYFAKPRNQGGYGGSSSSSSYGSGRRF
- the LOC122420545 gene encoding heterogeneous nuclear ribonucleoprotein A1-like isoform X1 is translated as MSKSESPKEPEQLRKLFIGGLSFETTDESLRSHFEQWGTLTDCVVMRDPNTKRSRGFGFVTYATVEEVDAAMNARPHKVDGRVVEPKRAVSREDSQRPGAHLTVKKIFVGGIKEDTEEHHLRDYFEQYGKIEVIEIMTDRGSGKKRGFAFVTFDDHDSVDKIVIQKYHTVNGHNCEVRKALSKQEMASASSSQRGRSGSGNFGGGRGGGFGGNDNFGRGGNFSGRGGFGGSRGGGGYGGSGDGYNGFGNDGGYGGGGPGYSGGSRGYGSGGQGYGNQGSGYGGSGSYDSYNNGGGGGGFGGGSGSNFGGGRSYNDFGSYNNQSSNFGPMKGGNFGGRSSGPYGGGGQYFAKPRNQGGYGGSSSSSSYGSGRRF